A window from Salvia miltiorrhiza cultivar Shanhuang (shh) chromosome 2, IMPLAD_Smil_shh, whole genome shotgun sequence encodes these proteins:
- the LOC131012008 gene encoding uncharacterized protein LOC131012008 produces MPDPAFGDCVGVESSADLESDVDAALAPPRRHKRPAAAEKKEFPPPISWLARTESLPSHMPRVMRKYCTTDGRLIIKEERVRCHDYFLADRSDGRLVLNLIHVDDDDSVVEDAAAVEEIRSTEIGGGEEGIKRDLTVEEVAAECYKYNSLGLKPCGGFVATVPVFRPPVHT; encoded by the coding sequence ATGCCAGATCCGGCATTCGGAGACTGCGTCGGCGTCGAGAGCAGCGCCGATCTCGAATCGGACGTCGACGCCGCGCTCGCGCCCCCCCGCAGGCACAAGCgcccggcggcggcggagaagaAGGAGTTTCCGCCACCGATCTCGTGGCTGGCGCGCACGGAGAGCCTCCCGTCGCACATGCCGCGGGTCATGAGGAAGTACTGCACGACCGACGGGCGGCTGATAATCAAAGAGGAGAGAGTGAGGTGCCACGACTACTTCCTCGCCGATCGATCTGACGGACGCCTCGTGCTCAATCTAATACACGTGGACGACGACGACTCCGTCGTCGAGGatgcggcggcggtggaggagatccggtcGACTGAAATCGGCGGCGGGGAGGAGGGGATCAAGCGTGATTTGACGGTGGAGGAAGTGGCGGCGGAGTGCTATAAGTATAATAGCTTGGGGTTGAAGCCCTGCGGTGGCTTTGTTGCGACGGTGCCGGTGTTTAGGCCTCCGGTTCACACATGA